The Primulina tabacum isolate GXHZ01 chromosome 7, ASM2559414v2, whole genome shotgun sequence genome includes a window with the following:
- the LOC142551267 gene encoding dual specificity protein phosphatase 1 isoform X1 translates to MEGGIFRERLKALAQIMRALKVVKEDNVPSEIEEGLYLGSLGAANDKITLKSLNITHVLTVASSLSPAHPNDFIYKTIPVLDKEDVLISQYFDECFAFIEEARITGGGVLVHCFAGRSRSVTVVVAYLMFKNGMPLLEALEHVKILRPVASPNLGFMSQLHGFERSLQGANTD, encoded by the exons ATGGAAGGTGGCATTTTTAGGGAACGATTAAAAGCTTTAGCACAAATCATGAGAGCACTTAAAGTTGTTAAAGAAGACAATGTTCCTAGTGAAATTGAAGAG GGTCTTTACTTAGGCTCGCTTGGAGCTGCCAATGATAAGATCACTTTGAAAAGCTTGAACATCACGCATGTATTGACAGTTGCTAGCTCTTTATCCCCGGCTCATCCTAATGATTTTATATACAAAACTATTCCAG TACTTGATAAAGAAGATGTACTTATATCACAGTACTTTGATGAGTGTTTCGCATTTATAGAAGAAGCAAGAATCACAGGTGGTGGGGTGTTGGTTCACTGCTTTGCTGGAAGATCACGAAG CGTGACGGTTGTTGTAGCTTATCTGATGTTTAAAAATGGCATGCCCTTATTGGAAGCACTCGAGCATGTGAAGATATTAAGACCAGTGGCATCGCCTAACTTAGGATTTATGTCACAGCTCCATGGGTTTGAGCGATCTCTTCAAg GAGCCAACACTGACTGA
- the LOC142551267 gene encoding dual specificity protein phosphatase 1 isoform X2 → MEGGIFRERLKALAQIMRALKVVKEDNVPSEIEEGLYLGSLGAANDKITLKSLNITHVLTVASSLSPAHPNDFIYKTIPEEARITGGGVLVHCFAGRSRSVTVVVAYLMFKNGMPLLEALEHVKILRPVASPNLGFMSQLHGFERSLQGANTD, encoded by the exons ATGGAAGGTGGCATTTTTAGGGAACGATTAAAAGCTTTAGCACAAATCATGAGAGCACTTAAAGTTGTTAAAGAAGACAATGTTCCTAGTGAAATTGAAGAG GGTCTTTACTTAGGCTCGCTTGGAGCTGCCAATGATAAGATCACTTTGAAAAGCTTGAACATCACGCATGTATTGACAGTTGCTAGCTCTTTATCCCCGGCTCATCCTAATGATTTTATATACAAAACTATTCCAG AAGAAGCAAGAATCACAGGTGGTGGGGTGTTGGTTCACTGCTTTGCTGGAAGATCACGAAG CGTGACGGTTGTTGTAGCTTATCTGATGTTTAAAAATGGCATGCCCTTATTGGAAGCACTCGAGCATGTGAAGATATTAAGACCAGTGGCATCGCCTAACTTAGGATTTATGTCACAGCTCCATGGGTTTGAGCGATCTCTTCAAg GAGCCAACACTGACTGA